A stretch of Equus caballus isolate H_3958 breed thoroughbred chromosome 11, TB-T2T, whole genome shotgun sequence DNA encodes these proteins:
- the HAP1 gene encoding huntingtin-associated protein 1 isoform X6 gives MRPKECGQSCAGDRPGPGPGDPAAVTPALPPAAGPAPEPSAEPGPAPAQAPAAEQGVGSGSPSVSGPSDGVRPASEAGSEAGAQRGSAFSAVQGNAQSVPGNSDVPWTRFIFQGPFGPRATGLGTGKAADIWKTPAAYIGRRPGVSGPERAAFIRELEEVLCPDRPPPVKKITPEDVKVMLNLLEERERDLNTAARIGQSLVKQNNVLMEENSKLEAMLGSAREEILHLRHQVSLRDDLLQLYSDSDDEEEEEEDEEEEEEEEEEEEEEEEEEQQHDLPYEAPEPTPLTESESLHHCPQLEALQEQLRLLEEENDQLREEASQLDALEEEEQMLILDCVEQFSEASQQMAELSEVLALRMENHDQQQREVSQLRTQVMKLQQRCQLYGAETEKLQQQLASEKEIQMQLQDELQDLREKYTECGGMLIEAREEVKTLRQQAPVSTGSVTHYTYTVPLEALPSFQETLAEELRMSIRRIISDPVFFMERNYETTTEETSNLGRVGVLWEDGASAELVTILPTRGVGWVWEASQLVPSSPLPWLGQNWYELRYGEVREQEQEFEAEEGLMPAEDFVPAENFVPAEDLVPEEELGATEEVVPAEEEVTEEAELVSEEAEAWEEVEPELDETRRTNVVTSALEASGLGPAHLDMKYVLQQLASWQDAHYRRQLRQKMLQKGSPTLQQWQQRAKTNMGGGIVEQQPRVPTQDFRRLEEDRVNHPPRAWEEEGPSGATQAIGTKASASKGHGRTSPLGFAVSQQPAEAPQTA, from the exons ATGCGCCCGAAAGAGTGCGGGCAGAGCTGCGCCGGGGACCGGCCCGGACCCGGACCCGGGGATCCAGCAGCGGTCACCCCCGCACTGCCGCCCGCAGCCGGTCCCGCTCCAGAGCCCTCCGCCGAGCCTGGACCCGCTCCTGCGCAGGCACCGGCGGCTGAGCAAGGAGTGGGATCTGGATCCCCATCCGTCTCGGGACCCTCAGACGGAGTTCGCCCGGCCTCCGAGGCTGGATCAGAGGCAGGAGCCCAGCGCGGATCCGCATTCTCGGCCGTCCAGGGGAATGCCCAGTCCGTGCCCGGCAACTCGGATGTACCGTGGACCCGCTTCATATTTCAAGGACCCTTTGGTCCCCGGGCCACTGGCCTGGGGACTGGAAAGGCTGCGGACATCTGGAAGACGCCAGCTGCCTACATCGGCCGGCGGCCAGGGGTGTCGGGCCCCGAGCGCGCCGCCTTTATTCGGGAGCTGGAGGAAG TGCTGTGTCCTGACCGACCCCCACCAGTCAAGAAGATCACTCCAGAAGATGTCAAAGTGATGTTAAATCTGCTGGAGGAG AGAGAGCGGGACCTGAATACGGCGGCTCGCATCGGCCAGTCCCTTGTGAAGCAGAACAATGTCCTGATGGAGGAGAACAGCAAGCTGGAAGCCATgctgggctcagccagggaggAG ATTTTACACCTCAGACACCAGGTGAGCCTGCGGGATGACCTCCTCCAGCTCTACTCAGACTCTGatgatgaggaggaagaggaggaggatgaggaagaggaagaagaggaagaggaggaggaagaggaggaggaggaggaagagcagcagcATGATCTTCCCTATGAAGCCCCCGAGCC gACACCTCTGACGGAGTCGGAGTCGCTGCACCACTGCCCGCAGCTGGAAGCCCTGCAGGAGCAGctgaggctgctggaggaggagaacGACCAGCTGAGAGAGGAG gcctCTCAGCTCGACGCCcttgaggaggaggagcagatgcTTATTCTGGATTGTGTGGAGCAGTTTT CTGAGGCCAGCCAGCAGATGGCTGAGCTGTCGGAGGTGCTGGCGCTCAGGATGGAGAACCATGACCAGCAGCAGAGGGAGGTCAGCCAGCTGCGGACGCAGGTCATGAAGCTGCAGCAGCGCTGCCAGCTG tacGGGGCTGAGACTGAGAAGTTGCAGCAGCAACTGGCTTCGGAGAAGGAAATCCAGATGCAGCTCCAGGATGAG CTGCAGGACCTGCGGGAGAAGTACACGGAGTGTGGGGGCATGCTGATTGAGGCCCGGGAGGAGGTGAAGACCCTCCGCCAGCAAGCCCCGGTGTCCACTGGCTCTGTCACCCACTATACATACACTGTGCCTCTG GAGGCACTTCCTAGTTTCCAGGAGACCCTGGCTGAGGAGCTCAGAATGTCTATAAGGAGAATTATCTCAGACCCTGTGTTTTTTATGGAAAG GAATTATGAAACGACTACAGAGGAGACGTCCAACCTGGG CAGGGTAGGTGTACTCTGGGAAGACGGGGCCTCTGCAGAGTTGGTGACCATTCTCCCCACCAGGGGCGTGGGATGGGTGTGGGAAGCCTCACAGCTGGTACccagctcccctctcccctgGCTGGGACAGAACTG GTACGAGCTGCGCTACGGTGAGGTGCGGGAGCAAGAACAGGAGTTCGAGGCTGAGGAGGGTCTGATGCCGGCAGAGGATTTTGTGCCGGCGGAAAATTTCGTGCCTGCGGAAGACTTGGTGCCTGAGGAAGAGCTGGGGGCCACAGAGGAGGTGGTACCAGCCGAGGAGGAGGTGACGGAAGAGGCAGAGCTTGTGTCAGAGGAGGCGGaggcctgggaggaggtggagccgGAGCTGGATGAGACAAGGCGGACCAATGTGGTgacctcagccctggaggccagcGGCTTGGGCCCTGCGCACCTGGACATGAAGTATGTCCTCCAGCAACTGGCCAGCTGGCAGGACGCCCATTACAGGCGGCAGCTGAGGCAGAAGATGCTCCAGAAAG gCTCCCCAACCctgcagcagtggcagcagcggGCCAAAACAAACATGGGGGGCGGGATCGTggagcagcagcccagggtgcCCACCCAGGACTTTCggaggctggaggaggacagGGTCAACCAccctcccagggcctgggaggaagAGGGGCCTTCTGGGGCCACCCAGGCCATTGGGACGAAGGCCTCCGCCAGCAAGGGCCACGGTCGGACCAGTCCCCTGG GCTTTGCTGTTTCCCAGCAGCCTGCAGAGGCCCCACAGACAGCCTGA
- the HAP1 gene encoding huntingtin-associated protein 1 isoform X5 has product MRPKECGQSCAGDRPGPGPGDPAAVTPALPPAAGPAPEPSAEPGPAPAQAPAAEQGVGSGSPSVSGPSDGVRPASEAGSEAGAQRGSAFSAVQGNAQSVPGNSDVPWTRFIFQGPFGPRATGLGTGKAADIWKTPAAYIGRRPGVSGPERAAFIRELEEVLCPDRPPPVKKITPEDVKVMLNLLEERERDLNTAARIGQSLVKQNNVLMEENSKLEAMLGSAREEILHLRHQVSLRDDLLQLYSDSDDEEEEEEDEEEEEEEEEEEEEEEEEEQQHDLPYEAPEPTPLTESESLHHCPQLEALQEQLRLLEEENDQLREEASQLDALEEEEQMLILDCVEQFSEASQQMAELSEVLALRMENHDQQQREVSQLRTQVMKLQQRCQLYGAETEKLQQQLASEKEIQMQLQDELQDLREKYTECGGMLIEAREEVKTLRQQAPVSTGSVTHYTYTVPLEALPSFQETLAEELRMSIRRIISDPVFFMERNYETTTEETSNLGRVGVLWEDGASAELVTILPTRGVGWVWEASQLVPSSPLPWLGQNWYELRYGEVREQEQEFEAEEGLMPAEDFVPAENFVPAEDLVPEEELGATEEVVPAEEEVTEEAELVSEEAEAWEEVEPELDETRRTNVVTSALEASGLGPAHLDMKYVLQQLASWQDAHYRRQLRQKMLQKGSPTLQQWQQRAKTNMGGGIVEQQPRVPTQDFRRLEEDRVNHPPRAWEEEGPSGATQAIGTKASASKGHGRTSPLGESEGGLLQGGGGGSGSPLPSLKP; this is encoded by the exons ATGCGCCCGAAAGAGTGCGGGCAGAGCTGCGCCGGGGACCGGCCCGGACCCGGACCCGGGGATCCAGCAGCGGTCACCCCCGCACTGCCGCCCGCAGCCGGTCCCGCTCCAGAGCCCTCCGCCGAGCCTGGACCCGCTCCTGCGCAGGCACCGGCGGCTGAGCAAGGAGTGGGATCTGGATCCCCATCCGTCTCGGGACCCTCAGACGGAGTTCGCCCGGCCTCCGAGGCTGGATCAGAGGCAGGAGCCCAGCGCGGATCCGCATTCTCGGCCGTCCAGGGGAATGCCCAGTCCGTGCCCGGCAACTCGGATGTACCGTGGACCCGCTTCATATTTCAAGGACCCTTTGGTCCCCGGGCCACTGGCCTGGGGACTGGAAAGGCTGCGGACATCTGGAAGACGCCAGCTGCCTACATCGGCCGGCGGCCAGGGGTGTCGGGCCCCGAGCGCGCCGCCTTTATTCGGGAGCTGGAGGAAG TGCTGTGTCCTGACCGACCCCCACCAGTCAAGAAGATCACTCCAGAAGATGTCAAAGTGATGTTAAATCTGCTGGAGGAG AGAGAGCGGGACCTGAATACGGCGGCTCGCATCGGCCAGTCCCTTGTGAAGCAGAACAATGTCCTGATGGAGGAGAACAGCAAGCTGGAAGCCATgctgggctcagccagggaggAG ATTTTACACCTCAGACACCAGGTGAGCCTGCGGGATGACCTCCTCCAGCTCTACTCAGACTCTGatgatgaggaggaagaggaggaggatgaggaagaggaagaagaggaagaggaggaggaagaggaggaggaggaggaagagcagcagcATGATCTTCCCTATGAAGCCCCCGAGCC gACACCTCTGACGGAGTCGGAGTCGCTGCACCACTGCCCGCAGCTGGAAGCCCTGCAGGAGCAGctgaggctgctggaggaggagaacGACCAGCTGAGAGAGGAG gcctCTCAGCTCGACGCCcttgaggaggaggagcagatgcTTATTCTGGATTGTGTGGAGCAGTTTT CTGAGGCCAGCCAGCAGATGGCTGAGCTGTCGGAGGTGCTGGCGCTCAGGATGGAGAACCATGACCAGCAGCAGAGGGAGGTCAGCCAGCTGCGGACGCAGGTCATGAAGCTGCAGCAGCGCTGCCAGCTG tacGGGGCTGAGACTGAGAAGTTGCAGCAGCAACTGGCTTCGGAGAAGGAAATCCAGATGCAGCTCCAGGATGAG CTGCAGGACCTGCGGGAGAAGTACACGGAGTGTGGGGGCATGCTGATTGAGGCCCGGGAGGAGGTGAAGACCCTCCGCCAGCAAGCCCCGGTGTCCACTGGCTCTGTCACCCACTATACATACACTGTGCCTCTG GAGGCACTTCCTAGTTTCCAGGAGACCCTGGCTGAGGAGCTCAGAATGTCTATAAGGAGAATTATCTCAGACCCTGTGTTTTTTATGGAAAG GAATTATGAAACGACTACAGAGGAGACGTCCAACCTGGG CAGGGTAGGTGTACTCTGGGAAGACGGGGCCTCTGCAGAGTTGGTGACCATTCTCCCCACCAGGGGCGTGGGATGGGTGTGGGAAGCCTCACAGCTGGTACccagctcccctctcccctgGCTGGGACAGAACTG GTACGAGCTGCGCTACGGTGAGGTGCGGGAGCAAGAACAGGAGTTCGAGGCTGAGGAGGGTCTGATGCCGGCAGAGGATTTTGTGCCGGCGGAAAATTTCGTGCCTGCGGAAGACTTGGTGCCTGAGGAAGAGCTGGGGGCCACAGAGGAGGTGGTACCAGCCGAGGAGGAGGTGACGGAAGAGGCAGAGCTTGTGTCAGAGGAGGCGGaggcctgggaggaggtggagccgGAGCTGGATGAGACAAGGCGGACCAATGTGGTgacctcagccctggaggccagcGGCTTGGGCCCTGCGCACCTGGACATGAAGTATGTCCTCCAGCAACTGGCCAGCTGGCAGGACGCCCATTACAGGCGGCAGCTGAGGCAGAAGATGCTCCAGAAAG gCTCCCCAACCctgcagcagtggcagcagcggGCCAAAACAAACATGGGGGGCGGGATCGTggagcagcagcccagggtgcCCACCCAGGACTTTCggaggctggaggaggacagGGTCAACCAccctcccagggcctgggaggaagAGGGGCCTTCTGGGGCCACCCAGGCCATTGGGACGAAGGCCTCCGCCAGCAAGGGCCACGGTCGGACCAGTCCCCTGGGTGAGTCTGAAGGTGGGCTCCTacagggtgggggtggtgggtcAGGGTCTCCTCTCCCCAGCTTGAAACCCTGA
- the HAP1 gene encoding huntingtin-associated protein 1 isoform X1 codes for MRPKECGQSCAGDRPGPGPGDPAAVTPALPPAAGPAPEPSAEPGPAPAQAPAAEQGVGSGSPSVSGPSDGVRPASEAGSEAGAQRGSAFSAVQGNAQSVPGNSDVPWTRFIFQGPFGPRATGLGTGKAADIWKTPAAYIGRRPGVSGPERAAFIRELEEVLCPDRPPPVKKITPEDVKVMLNLLEERERDLNTAARIGQSLVKQNNVLMEENSKLEAMLGSAREEILHLRHQVSLRDDLLQLYSDSDDEEEEEEDEEEEEEEEEEEEEEEEEEQQHDLPYEAPEPTPLTESESLHHCPQLEALQEQLRLLEEENDQLREEASQLDALEEEEQMLILDCVEQFSEASQQMAELSEVLALRMENHDQQQREVSQLRTQVMKLQQRCQLYGAETEKLQQQLASEKEIQMQLQDELQDLREKYTECGGMLIEAREEVKTLRQQAPVSTGSVTHYTYTVPLEALPSFQETLAEELRMSIRRIISDPVFFMERNYETTTEETSNLGRVGVLWEDGASAELVTILPTRGVGWVWEASQLVPSSPLPWLGQNWYELRYGEVREQEQEFEAEEGLMPAEDFVPAENFVPAEDLVPEEELGATEEVVPAEEEVTEEAELVSEEAEAWEEVEPELDETRRTNVVTSALEASGLGPAHLDMKYVLQQLASWQDAHYRRQLRQKMLQKAVAAAGQNKHGGRDRGAAAQGAHPGLSEAGGGQGQPPSQGLGGRGAFWGHPGHWDEGLRQQGPRSDQSPGLCCFPAACRGPTDSLRPLLPLPGQVPPAPDPPSHPPKQDSLSVTSPPSVLMTLGRSFRAQALTLFWERLKEPRPSFCSWCRSCGCWAWITWWPRGREKPRGRPSSYQTQL; via the exons ATGCGCCCGAAAGAGTGCGGGCAGAGCTGCGCCGGGGACCGGCCCGGACCCGGACCCGGGGATCCAGCAGCGGTCACCCCCGCACTGCCGCCCGCAGCCGGTCCCGCTCCAGAGCCCTCCGCCGAGCCTGGACCCGCTCCTGCGCAGGCACCGGCGGCTGAGCAAGGAGTGGGATCTGGATCCCCATCCGTCTCGGGACCCTCAGACGGAGTTCGCCCGGCCTCCGAGGCTGGATCAGAGGCAGGAGCCCAGCGCGGATCCGCATTCTCGGCCGTCCAGGGGAATGCCCAGTCCGTGCCCGGCAACTCGGATGTACCGTGGACCCGCTTCATATTTCAAGGACCCTTTGGTCCCCGGGCCACTGGCCTGGGGACTGGAAAGGCTGCGGACATCTGGAAGACGCCAGCTGCCTACATCGGCCGGCGGCCAGGGGTGTCGGGCCCCGAGCGCGCCGCCTTTATTCGGGAGCTGGAGGAAG TGCTGTGTCCTGACCGACCCCCACCAGTCAAGAAGATCACTCCAGAAGATGTCAAAGTGATGTTAAATCTGCTGGAGGAG AGAGAGCGGGACCTGAATACGGCGGCTCGCATCGGCCAGTCCCTTGTGAAGCAGAACAATGTCCTGATGGAGGAGAACAGCAAGCTGGAAGCCATgctgggctcagccagggaggAG ATTTTACACCTCAGACACCAGGTGAGCCTGCGGGATGACCTCCTCCAGCTCTACTCAGACTCTGatgatgaggaggaagaggaggaggatgaggaagaggaagaagaggaagaggaggaggaagaggaggaggaggaggaagagcagcagcATGATCTTCCCTATGAAGCCCCCGAGCC gACACCTCTGACGGAGTCGGAGTCGCTGCACCACTGCCCGCAGCTGGAAGCCCTGCAGGAGCAGctgaggctgctggaggaggagaacGACCAGCTGAGAGAGGAG gcctCTCAGCTCGACGCCcttgaggaggaggagcagatgcTTATTCTGGATTGTGTGGAGCAGTTTT CTGAGGCCAGCCAGCAGATGGCTGAGCTGTCGGAGGTGCTGGCGCTCAGGATGGAGAACCATGACCAGCAGCAGAGGGAGGTCAGCCAGCTGCGGACGCAGGTCATGAAGCTGCAGCAGCGCTGCCAGCTG tacGGGGCTGAGACTGAGAAGTTGCAGCAGCAACTGGCTTCGGAGAAGGAAATCCAGATGCAGCTCCAGGATGAG CTGCAGGACCTGCGGGAGAAGTACACGGAGTGTGGGGGCATGCTGATTGAGGCCCGGGAGGAGGTGAAGACCCTCCGCCAGCAAGCCCCGGTGTCCACTGGCTCTGTCACCCACTATACATACACTGTGCCTCTG GAGGCACTTCCTAGTTTCCAGGAGACCCTGGCTGAGGAGCTCAGAATGTCTATAAGGAGAATTATCTCAGACCCTGTGTTTTTTATGGAAAG GAATTATGAAACGACTACAGAGGAGACGTCCAACCTGGG CAGGGTAGGTGTACTCTGGGAAGACGGGGCCTCTGCAGAGTTGGTGACCATTCTCCCCACCAGGGGCGTGGGATGGGTGTGGGAAGCCTCACAGCTGGTACccagctcccctctcccctgGCTGGGACAGAACTG GTACGAGCTGCGCTACGGTGAGGTGCGGGAGCAAGAACAGGAGTTCGAGGCTGAGGAGGGTCTGATGCCGGCAGAGGATTTTGTGCCGGCGGAAAATTTCGTGCCTGCGGAAGACTTGGTGCCTGAGGAAGAGCTGGGGGCCACAGAGGAGGTGGTACCAGCCGAGGAGGAGGTGACGGAAGAGGCAGAGCTTGTGTCAGAGGAGGCGGaggcctgggaggaggtggagccgGAGCTGGATGAGACAAGGCGGACCAATGTGGTgacctcagccctggaggccagcGGCTTGGGCCCTGCGCACCTGGACATGAAGTATGTCCTCCAGCAACTGGCCAGCTGGCAGGACGCCCATTACAGGCGGCAGCTGAGGCAGAAGATGCTCCAGAAAG cagtggcagcagcggGCCAAAACAAACATGGGGGGCGGGATCGTggagcagcagcccagggtgcCCACCCAGGACTTTCggaggctggaggaggacagGGTCAACCAccctcccagggcctgggaggaagAGGGGCCTTCTGGGGCCACCCAGGCCATTGGGACGAAGGCCTCCGCCAGCAAGGGCCACGGTCGGACCAGTCCCCTGG GCTTTGCTGTTTCCCAGCAGCCTGCAGAGGCCCCACAGACAGCCTGAGGCCCCTCCTTCCGCTGCCTGGCCAAGTCCCACCTGCCCCAGaccctccttcccatcctccaAAACAGGACTCCCTGTCTGTCACCAGCCCTCCCTCTGTCCTGATGACTCTGGGCCGGAGCTTTAGGGCCCAAGCCTTGACCCTCTTCTGGGAGAGGTTGAAGGAACCCCGGCCCTCATTCTGCAGCTGGTGCAGAAGCTGTGGCTGCTGGGCCTGGATCACATGGTGGCCCAGGGGGCGGGAAAAACCCCGGGGGAGGCCCTCCAGCTACCAGACCCAGCTCTGA
- the HAP1 gene encoding huntingtin-associated protein 1 isoform X10, which produces MRPKECGQSCAGDRPGPGPGDPAAVTPALPPAAGPAPEPSAEPGPAPAQAPAAEQGVGSGSPSVSGPSDGVRPASEAGSEAGAQRGSAFSAVQGNAQSVPGNSDVPWTRFIFQGPFGPRATGLGTGKAADIWKTPAAYIGRRPGVSGPERAAFIRELEEVLCPDRPPPVKKITPEDVKVMLNLLEERERDLNTAARIGQSLVKQNNVLMEENSKLEAMLGSAREEILHLRHQVSLRDDLLQLYSDSDDEEEEEEDEEEEEEEEEEEEEEEEEEQQHDLPYEAPEPTPLTESESLHHCPQLEALQEQLRLLEEENDQLREEASQLDALEEEEQMLILDCVEQFSEASQQMAELSEVLALRMENHDQQQREVSQLRTQVMKLQQRCQLYGAETEKLQQQLASEKEIQMQLQDELQDLREKYTECGGMLIEAREEVKTLRQQAPVSTGSVTHYTYTVPLEALPSFQETLAEELRMSIRRIISDPVFFMERNYETTTEETSNLGRVGVLWEDGASAELVTILPTRGVGWVWEASQLVPSSPLPWLGQNWYELRYGEVREQEQEFEAEEGLMPAEDFVPAENFVPAEDLVPEEELGATEEVVPAEEEVTEEAELVSEEAEAWEEVEPELDETRRTNVVTSALEASGLGPAHLDMKYVLQQLASWQDAHYRRQLRQKMLQKGFAVSQQPAEAPQTA; this is translated from the exons ATGCGCCCGAAAGAGTGCGGGCAGAGCTGCGCCGGGGACCGGCCCGGACCCGGACCCGGGGATCCAGCAGCGGTCACCCCCGCACTGCCGCCCGCAGCCGGTCCCGCTCCAGAGCCCTCCGCCGAGCCTGGACCCGCTCCTGCGCAGGCACCGGCGGCTGAGCAAGGAGTGGGATCTGGATCCCCATCCGTCTCGGGACCCTCAGACGGAGTTCGCCCGGCCTCCGAGGCTGGATCAGAGGCAGGAGCCCAGCGCGGATCCGCATTCTCGGCCGTCCAGGGGAATGCCCAGTCCGTGCCCGGCAACTCGGATGTACCGTGGACCCGCTTCATATTTCAAGGACCCTTTGGTCCCCGGGCCACTGGCCTGGGGACTGGAAAGGCTGCGGACATCTGGAAGACGCCAGCTGCCTACATCGGCCGGCGGCCAGGGGTGTCGGGCCCCGAGCGCGCCGCCTTTATTCGGGAGCTGGAGGAAG TGCTGTGTCCTGACCGACCCCCACCAGTCAAGAAGATCACTCCAGAAGATGTCAAAGTGATGTTAAATCTGCTGGAGGAG AGAGAGCGGGACCTGAATACGGCGGCTCGCATCGGCCAGTCCCTTGTGAAGCAGAACAATGTCCTGATGGAGGAGAACAGCAAGCTGGAAGCCATgctgggctcagccagggaggAG ATTTTACACCTCAGACACCAGGTGAGCCTGCGGGATGACCTCCTCCAGCTCTACTCAGACTCTGatgatgaggaggaagaggaggaggatgaggaagaggaagaagaggaagaggaggaggaagaggaggaggaggaggaagagcagcagcATGATCTTCCCTATGAAGCCCCCGAGCC gACACCTCTGACGGAGTCGGAGTCGCTGCACCACTGCCCGCAGCTGGAAGCCCTGCAGGAGCAGctgaggctgctggaggaggagaacGACCAGCTGAGAGAGGAG gcctCTCAGCTCGACGCCcttgaggaggaggagcagatgcTTATTCTGGATTGTGTGGAGCAGTTTT CTGAGGCCAGCCAGCAGATGGCTGAGCTGTCGGAGGTGCTGGCGCTCAGGATGGAGAACCATGACCAGCAGCAGAGGGAGGTCAGCCAGCTGCGGACGCAGGTCATGAAGCTGCAGCAGCGCTGCCAGCTG tacGGGGCTGAGACTGAGAAGTTGCAGCAGCAACTGGCTTCGGAGAAGGAAATCCAGATGCAGCTCCAGGATGAG CTGCAGGACCTGCGGGAGAAGTACACGGAGTGTGGGGGCATGCTGATTGAGGCCCGGGAGGAGGTGAAGACCCTCCGCCAGCAAGCCCCGGTGTCCACTGGCTCTGTCACCCACTATACATACACTGTGCCTCTG GAGGCACTTCCTAGTTTCCAGGAGACCCTGGCTGAGGAGCTCAGAATGTCTATAAGGAGAATTATCTCAGACCCTGTGTTTTTTATGGAAAG GAATTATGAAACGACTACAGAGGAGACGTCCAACCTGGG CAGGGTAGGTGTACTCTGGGAAGACGGGGCCTCTGCAGAGTTGGTGACCATTCTCCCCACCAGGGGCGTGGGATGGGTGTGGGAAGCCTCACAGCTGGTACccagctcccctctcccctgGCTGGGACAGAACTG GTACGAGCTGCGCTACGGTGAGGTGCGGGAGCAAGAACAGGAGTTCGAGGCTGAGGAGGGTCTGATGCCGGCAGAGGATTTTGTGCCGGCGGAAAATTTCGTGCCTGCGGAAGACTTGGTGCCTGAGGAAGAGCTGGGGGCCACAGAGGAGGTGGTACCAGCCGAGGAGGAGGTGACGGAAGAGGCAGAGCTTGTGTCAGAGGAGGCGGaggcctgggaggaggtggagccgGAGCTGGATGAGACAAGGCGGACCAATGTGGTgacctcagccctggaggccagcGGCTTGGGCCCTGCGCACCTGGACATGAAGTATGTCCTCCAGCAACTGGCCAGCTGGCAGGACGCCCATTACAGGCGGCAGCTGAGGCAGAAGATGCTCCAGAAAG GCTTTGCTGTTTCCCAGCAGCCTGCAGAGGCCCCACAGACAGCCTGA